Within the Bacteroidales bacterium genome, the region TTTCTTTTTGCCTGGCATGCCGTGGGAGTGAACCGGCTTCGCACGCTTCTGTCATTGCTTGGCATTACCATCGGCATTTTTGCCATCATATCGGTTTTTACCATGATCGATTCGCTCCAGTGGAACATCAGGAACAGTATCAGCTCTCTGGGTGACGATGTTATCTATATACAGAAATGGCCCTGGTCTTTTGAATCGAATTACCGGTGGTGGGACTACCTGAAACGTCCTGTTCCCAAATACTCTGAATACGAAGAACTGAAGCGCAGGTCCAATACTGCCCAGGCAGTAGGGATTTACGTTGCCGGACAGTTTACGGTAAAATACCGGAATAACTCGGCCAAGGACATCATTGTCTGGGCCAACAGCCACGAATTCAACCAGATACGTCCCATTGAATTCGAAAAAGGCCGTTACTTCACCGAAGCAGAATCGCGGGCCGGAAGAAACGTGGCCATCATGGGCAATGAACTGGCTTCCAAACTGTTTCAGGGCCAGGACCCGCTGGGCAAAGAATTTAAGATCGGTTCGTTTAAATTCCGGGTAATCGGTGTTCCCATCAAGGAAGGAAATAATATTTTCGGGGGGGGCAGTCTCGACAACCTTGTGGTGATACCTCTGAATGCTGCCAGGAACATGATTGATCTGCGCAGTGACCGCAGTGAACCCACCATCATGGTGAAAGCCAAACCGGGGGTGGCCCTTCAGGAGATGGTGGACGAAATGGAAGGCCTCATGCGCAGTATCCGCAGGCTGAAACCCACCCAGGAAAGCAACTTTGCGCTCAACCAGGCCAGCATCCTCAACCGGGGCCTTGACCAGATCTTCAGCGTCATTAAAATTGCCGGATGGTTTATCGGCATCTTTTCCATTATTGTGGGCGGATTCGGAATCGCCAACATCATGTTTGTTTCGGTAAAGGAACGCACCAACATCATTGGCATCCAGAAAGCGCTGGGAGCAAAAAACTATTTTATCCTCACGCAGTTTCTGTTCGAAGCCGTGCTTCTGGCCGTTGCCGGCGGAATCCTCGGCCTGGTGGTTGTTTTTCTCGGGGCCCTCTGGATCAGAACCTCCACAACCTTCTATGTTTTTCTTTCCCTCGACAACATTCTGATGGGAGTAGTGATTTCGGCCACCATCGGCATTCTTTCCGGAATCTTCCCTGCACGGAAAGCAGCCCTCCTCAACCCGGTGGAAGCCATCGCCACAACCTTCTGAGGAATCCGTATGCCGGCCTATTAAAGTGCCTGTGCCAGGGAAATAAAATCTTCCACGCTCAGATTTTCAGGCCTCAGCTCAGCCACTGAAGGAAAATTTTCCAGCAGTTCGGGATAAGCGGAGAGGGAATTGCGCAGCATCTTGCGCCGCTGATTAAATGCCGCCTTCACAAGATTTTTCAGCTTCCCAAAATCACAGCCGGGAAGGGTTTCCTTACGGATAAGGCGAATTACGGCCGACTTCACTTTAGGCGGTGGGGAAAAAACTTTCTCGTTTACGGTAAAAAGGTATTCGACCGTATAATATGCCTGCAGCAAAACACTCAGAATGCCGTAATCTTTGTTCCCTCCGGGCGAAGCAATCCGCTCGGCCACTTCCTTCTGCACCATGCAAACCATAAAGGGAATTCTGCTGTAATGGTCGAGCAGCCGGAAAAAAATCTGGCTCGAAATATTGTAGGGCAGATTCCCGGCCAGGCCTACCTGATGAGGAAATAACTCCTCAAGCGGAAGCGTAAGAAAATCGCCGGTTATCAGCCGTTCTCCAAGTTCCGGAAAACGTTCCTTCAAAACGGCCGCCGCCTCCGGATCAATTTCAACCGCATAAAAATTCTTTCCGAATGCATCCAACAGATATTCCGTAAGGATTCCCTTTCCCGGGCCTATTTCCAGCAGGGGCAGGGAAGAAACCTCAGGAACCGAAGCGGCTATCTTACGAGCAATATTGGCATCGGTGAGAAAATGCTGTCCCAGGTGTTTTTTTGGACGGACATATACCATGCGGAAGTTTTTATGCTTCGCTTCAAAATTACTAACTTTGCCGCCTAAAAAACAGAACGGTGCGTATTTTTCATGATATTCAGGAATGCTGTGCTTTCCGGAAGCCTGTGGTCACCATCGGCACGTTCGACGGAGTACACAGGGGCCATGAGGTAGTGCTCAGCGCCCTGAAAGATATCGCCCGGAATATCGGAGGAGAGTCGGTTGTCATCACCCTCTGGCCGCATCCCCGGGCCGTTCTTCAGCCCGAAGGCGGAAACATCCGCATCCTCTCCACCCTCGACGAAAAAATACTCCTGCTGGAACAAAAGGGCATTGACAACCTGCTTGTTTTACCCTTTACCCGGGAACTTGCTTCCCTGAGTCCCGAAGAATTTCTCCGATTCTACCTTGTTCAGAAAATAAAGGTTCACACCCTGGTGGTAGGTTTTGACCATCAGTTCGGGAAAAACCGCCAGGGCGACATAGAGCTTCTGCGTACCTTTGCCGCACAAAACTCCATTGACGTGTACCAGCCCGAAGCCCATCTTGTTGACGGGCAAAAGGTCAGTTCGACATTAATCCGCAAACTGCTGGAGAACGGGCAAATTGAGCAGGCAAACGACTTTCTCGGGTATGCCTATCCTCTTACAGGCAGTGTTACCGGAGGAAGCCGCATTGGCCGGACCATCGGTTTCCCGACAGCCAACATCGAACCGGCCGACCCCATGAAGCTGATCCCTGCCGGCGGAGTATATGCCGTTACTGTGCTGGCCGGCGGAGTATGGCGGCAGGGCATGCTGAACATCGGCCGGCGTCCGACCATCAGCGACAATCCGTTGCACCAGACCATCGAGGTGCATATCTTCGACTATGATCAGGATTTGTACGGCAAAAATCTTACCTTAGCATTCCATTTCAGACTGCGCGATGAGATGAAATTCAGCAATGTGCAGGAACTGAAACGGCAACTTGAACGGGATGCAGTGCATGCCCGTTCGTTGCTTGCATCTGTAAAACTGAAACAATAGATACACTATGAATACAACAACCATGCAAGAAGTTACATCCCTGCCTTACAAGGTCAAAGACATCAGCCTGGCCGATTTCGGGCGGAAAGAAATTGAAATTGCCGAAAAAGAAATGCCGGGGCTGATGGCCATCAGGAAAAAATATGCCGCATCCAAGCCTTTGAAAGGAGCCCGCATTACCGGTTCGCTTCACATGACCATCCAGACGGCTGTGCTGATCGAAACC harbors:
- a CDS encoding bifunctional riboflavin kinase/FAD synthetase, producing MRIFHDIQECCAFRKPVVTIGTFDGVHRGHEVVLSALKDIARNIGGESVVITLWPHPRAVLQPEGGNIRILSTLDEKILLLEQKGIDNLLVLPFTRELASLSPEEFLRFYLVQKIKVHTLVVGFDHQFGKNRQGDIELLRTFAAQNSIDVYQPEAHLVDGQKVSSTLIRKLLENGQIEQANDFLGYAYPLTGSVTGGSRIGRTIGFPTANIEPADPMKLIPAGGVYAVTVLAGGVWRQGMLNIGRRPTISDNPLHQTIEVHIFDYDQDLYGKNLTLAFHFRLRDEMKFSNVQELKRQLERDAVHARSLLASVKLKQ
- the rsmA gene encoding ribosomal RNA small subunit methyltransferase A, yielding MVYVRPKKHLGQHFLTDANIARKIAASVPEVSSLPLLEIGPGKGILTEYLLDAFGKNFYAVEIDPEAAAVLKERFPELGERLITGDFLTLPLEELFPHQVGLAGNLPYNISSQIFFRLLDHYSRIPFMVCMVQKEVAERIASPGGNKDYGILSVLLQAYYTVEYLFTVNEKVFSPPPKVKSAVIRLIRKETLPGCDFGKLKNLVKAAFNQRRKMLRNSLSAYPELLENFPSVAELRPENLSVEDFISLAQAL
- a CDS encoding FtsX-like permease family protein, producing MKVPKNRYAKTLKLLRESFLFAWHAVGVNRLRTLLSLLGITIGIFAIISVFTMIDSLQWNIRNSISSLGDDVIYIQKWPWSFESNYRWWDYLKRPVPKYSEYEELKRRSNTAQAVGIYVAGQFTVKYRNNSAKDIIVWANSHEFNQIRPIEFEKGRYFTEAESRAGRNVAIMGNELASKLFQGQDPLGKEFKIGSFKFRVIGVPIKEGNNIFGGGSLDNLVVIPLNAARNMIDLRSDRSEPTIMVKAKPGVALQEMVDEMEGLMRSIRRLKPTQESNFALNQASILNRGLDQIFSVIKIAGWFIGIFSIIVGGFGIANIMFVSVKERTNIIGIQKALGAKNYFILTQFLFEAVLLAVAGGILGLVVVFLGALWIRTSTTFYVFLSLDNILMGVVISATIGILSGIFPARKAALLNPVEAIATTF